In Juglans regia cultivar Chandler chromosome 13, Walnut 2.0, whole genome shotgun sequence, the DNA window TGCCTATAGATGcttcaagaaaacaaataagAGGTCGAGAGGTTAAAAGCCGGGTTTATGACTCCTTGCATTCCCACAACCGCAAAGTTCAGGAAGCCAAAACTTCAAGATGcttgaaaagaaatattaataaggaCATAAAACCCCCTCGTGATCATAAGCATCATGAAGGGGATGATGATTCAAGTGACATGGATATAGACGAGAAATCAAGGAATGGTTCTCTTGAAGGCTGCTCCCTACCAGGTACCTCTCAGAGTGGTAGGAATGGGCAGGAAGAATGTTTGAAAACTGTGAAATCACAGGAAGGTGAGTATTCTGTTGAACCGGAGTTTATCTCCCTATCAAGTTCTGAAGAGGGGGATTCAGGACAAAATGATGGTCCCGACTCCCAAGCTCGAAGTGGAGTGGCTGAAGGGACTAGTGAAGGAAGTGAGCAGGATGAAAAGATAATATCAAGTCCAGAGAAGGGAAAAATCCCTGAAGTCACGGAAAGTGATGATAAGGAAAATGCTCTGGCTTGTGATGATACTGAAAATGACAGCGAAGCCAATGATaatgaagagaaggaaaatactGTAGCATCAGATGACAACAGGTTGGGAACTTGTGCTTTCAtgatgtcttttttttcttgatgctCATGATGTTTCCTCCCAGTTCTTTTATTAGTAAGTTTTTGTGTTAAATGTTTGTAGGTTACAGAATCACAATAATGGCCACCAAGACAGGATAGTTCTGGGGGAGCATGACACTTCCAAAATTTCACTTAAGGTGGCTTCTCAAACACAAcctcatattttctttttgtgcgTCTGCTTCTATACAACATCATATTTTTCCAATTGATcattaaaaaactcattttcttcCATGCTTGAAAAACTCGTGCAGATTAACCGAGTAATGGGCAAGGCCATAAAAGAGGGCTCCCTCACTGCTACCACTGGTGCTCAAGGGGTGAAGCACAGGAAACCAAAGCCTACCAATCCCAAGCCTTTTAGGCTAAGAACTGATGTATTGAAACCTTACAGGCTAGTTTACTTGAAGAAgcatttaaagttttttttttccttcatatctGATGTCAGCTAGATTGTTTCAGGAAAGAGGGATTCTTAAGGAAGCGAACTTTGAGAAAAAACTCATAGCACCTCTGACAGAAATTACGACAGCTCCAGGGCTCCCCGGCACAAACTCACAAAGAAAACATCAGAATGCAAGTCAAGTAAGTTTACAACAATTAAACTCAGACATTTCCCCCCCATGGGGGGAGGACTAGGGGGGCGAGGCTTTAGGTGGGGCTccgaaaattaatatatatattttttgtttccaaacctcagaagaagaaaaaacgcCTAGGACTGGACAGAACAACACTAGAGGATCAATCTGTAAGTCTCTAATGCATAAAGTACCGATTAAAAAACAAGTCACCAATGCAGAATGTGAGAAAACGATAAGAAAAACTTGTCACTGTTTGAACATTTTTCATGGATAGATTGTGAACAAAGGCTGCCCTGACAATATGCAGATTAGGGTTGGCAGTACTTGCTTGAAGGCTTCAAAAGGAAAAGTGGAGCAAAAATTATCACTCATGACTCTGCATAGACGTAGTGTTTCTATACACCACAAATCCAACCTTGTGACTTCACCGTCGGAACAAGACAAAGCATgtcaaaaacaacaaaacaactTGAAAAAGATTCAATCACCAATGATGCAACAAAAACTTGCAAGGCCTCGTGGGTAAGTAGTAGTATATTGCCTTTTATCAAATATCCAGCTCTTGATCGATCACCAACGATATTATGGACAAGGTTAATTTCGGTAGATCTTGTTGCAGAGTTATGTCAAGTCGGAAGGAAGCGGTTTCCCTCGTGACCCCTGGTAAACTTGGTGTCATTAAGGAAAACCCATCAAAGATTTTAACAACCAAGCAAGTGGCAAAGCCAACTAAAGCTTCCAGTCATACCACTCCCCGGTCATCGTCACGGGGTAGAAGGCCTCCGACAATTCCAAAGGAGCCAACTTTTCATAGCATCCATACACCAAAGAGCTGCACAAGGAAACTGGCCTAGGTGATACCACCCCATGAAAATTACCTCATTGAGTGAGTGTATGATATCTTGTTGTTCAATAGCATCATTGAATTATTACTCTCTTATTCAATTTAAGTTTCATTTTGGCAGCTCTCAtcctttgttttgttatttttattctttatgtttaatttttggCTTTTGGGGGTTGGTTATTTTCCACAAAAATGAGTGTATCGTTGTAACATTTGAGATTCAGAACTGGTagctattcattatttaaacaaGAGAAGcaatataattgatttttttctctGTCTATgcgtatatttttatttttctggagaACACTTTTCATTTCAGTAGTTTTTACAAGACAGCTAAAATAACATACTTCCCTTGAAGACCTTAGTTATAGTTTATGGTATGTAAAATcgtcattcttttatttttttttacttcttacACGTCCTCTCACAGTGTAGGGGGACTTGGCTTACGTAAAATAGATACTTGTTAGGTAAAGCGGTTTGAACTTTGCACCAAACATCGTACCAATactgacataatttttttttaattttgttaagtaCAAACAAATTTGCATACCAATCTacgtaataatattatttacattcatattctaaattcaaattaatactgtttttaataaaatttagtttCTGACCAATTTTATTGAATGAGTGTGCGTATTAATACGcataatcgcttacaattagatttttttcattttattttgaccGACAATATAATGTAGTACGACATAAACCATGTCGTTCAAGGATTCGTTTATTTCACagcattaaaaatttaaaagcctCTAAGACCGTTTTACAGGAAACTCGTCTTCTCGTGTTATTCCGGTCCTCTCAGAGTACATTCTTCTTGATACTTTTTTTCAGCATCTCGTTTGCAGCTACAAGTTCCTCAGCTATTCCAGGTTCATTAGCAGAATGTCCAGCATTCGGAACAACCTGTTAACATTGgcattatttagaaattttgttTACTTGTAGAAAAAAAGTGAAACAGAACTCAAAAGATTATTAGACTGCAAGTAACTGTGCTAACATGACATAACAACAGTTTCATTCTCTCGATCTAATTAGCTATCTGCAAATGCAGAACTGTAAAGGGTTCCACCCTTCTGACTTCTCTTCATACTTGGAATATTGAGTGGAAAACTATAATGCTACATAAaaaatcaagagagagagagaacaaccaTTATAAAACTGCACTGTTATATGGACAATATCttaatatatgaattatttcGGTAGCACATATACTTTGCAAGAAACGTCCTGGTTTTAGGAGATGCACGTTAAAATAATCAGATTTAATCAAACATAGCCGGTCTTATCCTTAAAATAAGTCCATTAAAGGACCTAAACCTATTAGAAGAAAACCTATGGTGTTTCTGTCCACAATTAGATGATGGCTTTACAGCAGACTGCCCAGATACAGCAACTTTTAAGGCACACTAGGGCTTATATGATCCATACTACTGCTGTGTTGTATTCCTTTTCTGTATCTGGGTAGTCTGAAAGAACATAACAACAGCACAGGATTCTCTATACACAAATAAAGGAGTACCCTTGTGAAAAATATGCAGGACATGAGTCACTATTAACTATTA includes these proteins:
- the LOC109008704 gene encoding uncharacterized protein LOC109008704 isoform X2; protein product: MEVPQTMQISGEEEGDEFYEKIEAPKFVDFTAPDQNRPDDCYWFCLRVGCDQQHEEEMDSEAIYKNFVLRVMAARSPNVRLRKALNRKAPSANVKCPLTAPPKPSKSRISRLALISSISHKLVDTKLKGRPTPKLSATPGSKAKQSSDVAKAHTTPRNRKRLSNPNTFRSVRNPKVTTIVGPKNRVVAKALVFNSPKKAVKTKTSLELNTPVKTLCAAMKKLEITSEKKHVLGYNKSLPIDASRKQIRGREVKSRVYDSLHSHNRKVQEAKTSRCLKRNINKDIKPPRDHKHHEGDDDSSDMDIDEKSRNGSLEGCSLPGTSQSGRNGQEECLKTVKSQEGEYSVEPEFISLSSSEEGDSGQNDGPDSQARSGVAEGTSEGSEQDEKIISSPEKGKIPEVTESDDKENALACDDTENDSEANDNEEKENTVASDDNRLQNHNNGHQDRIVLGEHDTSKISLKINRVMGKAIKEGSLTATTGAQGVKHRKPKPTNPKPFRLRTDERGILKEANFEKKLIAPLTEITTAPGLPGTNSQRKHQNASQIRVGSTCLKASKGKVEQKLSLMTLHRRSVSIHHKSNLVTSPSEQDKACQKQQNNLKKIQSPMMQQKLARPRGVMSSRKEAVSLVTPGKLGVIKENPSKILTTKQVAKPTKASSHTTPRSSSRGRRPPTIPKEPTFHSIHTPKSCTRKLA
- the LOC109008704 gene encoding uncharacterized protein LOC109008704 isoform X1, with translation MEVPQTMQISGEEEGDEFYEKIEAPKFVDFTAPDQNRPDDCYWFCLRVGCDQQHEEEMDSEAIYKNFVLRVMAARSPNVRLRKALNRKAPSANVKCPLTAPPKPSKSRISRLALISSISHKLVDTKLKGRPTPKLSATPGSKAKQSSDVAKAHTTPRNRKRLSNPNTFRSVRNPKVTTIVGPKNRVVAKALVFNSPKKAVKTKTSLELNTPVKTLCAAMKKLEITSEKKHVLGYNKSLPIDASRKQIRGREVKSRVYDSLHSHNRKVQEAKTSRCLKRNINKDIKPPRDHKHHEGDDDSSDMDIDEKSRNGSLEGCSLPGTSQSGRNGQEECLKTVKSQEGEYSVEPEFISLSSSEEGDSGQNDGPDSQARSGVAEGTSEGSEQDEKIISSPEKGKIPEVTESDDKENALACDDTENDSEANDNEEKENTVASDDNRLQNHNNGHQDRIVLGEHDTSKISLKINRVMGKAIKEGSLTATTGAQGVKHRKPKPTNPKPFRLRTDERGILKEANFEKKLIAPLTEITTAPGLPGTNSQRKHQNASQKKKKRLGLDRTTLEDQSIRVGSTCLKASKGKVEQKLSLMTLHRRSVSIHHKSNLVTSPSEQDKACQKQQNNLKKIQSPMMQQKLARPRGVMSSRKEAVSLVTPGKLGVIKENPSKILTTKQVAKPTKASSHTTPRSSSRGRRPPTIPKEPTFHSIHTPKSCTRKLA